GCCTCCATAAGTTTATTAAGAAACGGTTTGCTAAGCAAGCAATACCGCCTTTTGTTCAGGGTCGAACATTTTCATGGCAGATGCTGCGCGCTTTTATGCACAGCAGCTGCGACAGTAATTGTCTGATTGCTACTCTGTGGCTACCTATCAAGCATTGCCCAGTGAGAATCTTACAAAGACGATAGCTCCGACCTAGAATTAATATCTCGCACGTGAATAATGCTGACTACGGCCATGTTTGGTAAAATCTCAAGTATCAAATATCAGGAGGAAGAAGACCAGAAATCTATATGGTTATGTGAGTTATGGTCATCGTTGTATAGGCAAGTACTGTAAGCATTctggtgggcgtggttatactggTGGTTTGCATCATAACCGTATAACCTTCGACAAATGCCATTCTGGCTACTACGGTAAAGCTGGTGTGGGAAGCCTCAATTTGCGTCGCCAACATAAATTCTGCCCAACAATTAATTTAGACAAATCGTGGTCACAGGTTTGTGCTGATAAATTTGAGGAATTGGAGCAGAAGAAGAGCAAAATAGCCTCTGTTATCGAGTTGGTGCAATTCGGATTTTACAAATTGTTGGGTCGTGGACATCTGCCAAAACAGAATGTGATTGTaaaagcgaaatatttctcaaaaAAGGCTGAAGATAAAATCAAAGCAGCTGGCAGGTTCTGTTTGTTGAgagtttaattttaaaatactGTTTTCAACTTCGTGGGATCATCTAATATGAATGGGTTTTATAATAATACCCAATCATTTTCTGGAAAGATG
The DNA window shown above is from Eurosta solidaginis isolate ZX-2024a chromosome 2, ASM4086904v1, whole genome shotgun sequence and carries:
- the LOC137241809 gene encoding large ribosomal subunit protein uL15-like; translation: MAKTMYSLNTHKQKLFKVRTPAYAAHAAAVGNNRAYAAAAAKVIGVKLYCTTTLFGFSIEIQVSNIRRKKTRNLYGYVSYGHRCIGKYCKHSGGRGYTGGLHHNRITFDKCHSGYYGKAGVGSLNLRRQHKFCPTINLDKSWSQVCADKFEELEQKKSKIASVIELVQFGFYKLLGRGHLPKQNVIVKAKYFSKKAEDKIKAAGRFCLLRV